Proteins encoded together in one Columba livia isolate bColLiv1 breed racing homer chromosome 3, bColLiv1.pat.W.v2, whole genome shotgun sequence window:
- the TTC32 gene encoding tetratricopeptide repeat protein 32 produces MERESVELLAAAQAQLAARRLEAAEELYSRVIARGAGRGAGRHLATALNDRGHIKYLRVEFAAAMEDYTAAIQCQPGFEVPYYNRGLVLYRLGCFDEAMKDFRKVLELNPQFEDAALSLKQAILDKEEKEKRGY; encoded by the exons ATGGAGCGGGAGTCGGTGGAGCTGCTGGCGGCGGCGCAGGCGCAGTTGGCGGCGCGGCGGCTGGAGGCGGCGGAGGAGCTGTACAGCCGGGTCATCGCccgcggcgcggggcgggg CGCCGGCCGCCACCTCGCCACGGCCCTCAACGACCGCGGGCACATCAAGTACCTGCGGGTGGAGTTCGCCGCCGCCATGGAGGACTACACGGCCGCCATCCAGTGCCAGCCCGGCTTCGAGGTGCCCTACTACAACCGGGGGCTGGTGCTCTACCGGCTGG GATGCTTTGATGAGGCCATGAAAGACTTCAGGAAAGTATTAGAGTTAAACCCCCAGTTTGAAGATGCTGCTTTGAGTCTAAAACAAGCTATTCttgataaagaagaaaaagaaaagcgaGGTTATTGA